GTGTAAATAAACTATCCCCTTCCTTCGAATTTTATTTCCAAAATCCATATCATGTCCTAATCTTAAAAGTAATAAATTTGAGCAAAGTAATTCTGCATGCCTTATGTATTTTTTTCCAGTGCTATTTTGACTATTGCTTCAATTCATTAAAAAAAGAATAAATAAACTTATTAGATAAATTAATAAGCCTTGCATCATATTGAATGTTGTAAAATTCATCCCTGTAACTTGAGGGAATGTACTTCTCATTAATATATTTCTTGAAGTAATAATTCCTCTCCAAGCCTGTAAACGTCACTCGCTCCCTGTAAACGTCACATGATATTCCTGTAAACGTCGCATAACAGTCCTGTAAACGTCACAGATATCCCCGTAAATGTCACATTTCTTCCCGCAAATGTCACATATACACTAGAATTATTTATAATAATCATGGTGTTATAGATGCTAAACATCTTTATTAAACAATATTAAACAATAAAACAAACGTTTGTTGTTGCTTTTTTTCATTCCTATTGCATATGACATCCATAAACATATAATATGTTATTACATATACTATGCAGATTGAAAGACTATGACTAAAGTAATTGTAAATGCAACTCATAAAGGCGGGGAAGGAAAAACAACAAATTCTATTGTATTAGCTGAATATCTTGCATTGATTGCTAATAAAAGAGTTTTATCGATAGATTTGGATCCACAAGCTAATTTTTCTGGACGTTATTTACAAATGACTTATGATCCAGCTTATCAAGGAGGCAAGATACCCCCTTTACACCCAGATTATGAACCAGATGTTGATCATGACTGGGATGGGCGTAGCGGCATAGCTAATATTTTTTATGGTCAAGAAGTTATTCCTTACCCTACAAATATTGAAAACCTTGAAATAGCCCCTGCCCACTCAATAAAATTACAAGAGGCTGAAGCAGTTACCAAATCTGAGGTTAAAGATAAAGTTCATCTCCAATTAAAAAAATTTATAGAACAGCCAGAAGTGCAGGCTAGTTATGATGTCATCATCATTGATACACCACCATCAAAGGGACCACTGACTATTTCGGCTATAAAAGCAGCGACGCATTTAGTAATTCCTGCGCAAATGGAGCAATTCTCTATAGAAGGGATTTACGGAATGTTACAACTCTGGAAACAAGAGACTTACTCTAGAAATAAAGATAACCCTATTGAATTAGTTGGTATTTTACCTAACCAAATGAGAAATATTAATATTCATAAAAGTTTTCTTAACGACTTAAAGAATAAAGAGTTTATATCAAATTACGTTATACCTCATGAAATAAAAAAACGCGCTATTTACACAGAGATTTTAGCTGATAACGCGCATCCCAAAAGTATATTTGAATTGCCACTCAAAAGCATTGAGCGTTCAGA
The sequence above is drawn from the Legionella antarctica genome and encodes:
- a CDS encoding ParA family protein, producing MTKVIVNATHKGGEGKTTNSIVLAEYLALIANKRVLSIDLDPQANFSGRYLQMTYDPAYQGGKIPPLHPDYEPDVDHDWDGRSGIANIFYGQEVIPYPTNIENLEIAPAHSIKLQEAEAVTKSEVKDKVHLQLKKFIEQPEVQASYDVIIIDTPPSKGPLTISAIKAATHLVIPAQMEQFSIEGIYGMLQLWKQETYSRNKDNPIELVGILPNQMRNINIHKSFLNDLKNKEFISNYVIPHEIKKRAIYTEILADNAHPKSIFELPLKSIERSEYENACKYITDKVFKHG